The nucleotide window CTGCCAAACATCCACTGTTCAACTCGACATTAAGGACGCCGCACTCTACGGCATCACCTACGTCGCCGCGGATGGCGAATCGAAAGGCTGCACCATCGTTCACAGCTCAATTGGGTCAATCGAAAGATGGATATTCTCGATCCTCGAAGACGCCCTCAAGAAAGACCCGCCAGTGTTGCCACTCTGGTTAGCACCAACGCAAGTCCGTTTCATCCCAGTTTCCGAAGAAAAACACCTGGGCTATTGCCTTGGGGTGGCCGAGGAGCTGAAAAAACATCGCATCCGGGTTGATGTCGATGAACGGAGTGAGCCAATGAGCTGGCGTATCCGTGGAGCAGAACGCGAATGGGTACCTTACGTCGTTATCTGCGGAGACAAGGAACAGGCAGGAGCTCCTCTTTCCGTTCGTATCCGGGGAGCCAAGCAACAACAAATGAGTGTCGACGAATTGGCCCTGCTCATCAATCAGCAGACTGCCAAGATGCCGTTCTCGTATCTGTCGGGGATGCTCGTTTCCAAACGGCCGGTATTCCGCGGACGAAACTAGCACAGGTCAAAAAGCAGAAGTACCTGCAATAAGGGGGAGGAAGCAACAGCTTCGCTCCCCCATTTTTTTATTCTACTATCAAAATTTTTCGAGATAACCTATAAGACTATCACTTCCCCATCTTTCAATGTTTTAAAAGGAATCTCATTTTTTTTCATATATTCAACAACCATCTCCATCTTCTCTGATTCCGGATGACTCGATTGATAATGAGGAACGATAGAGTAATCAATAATATTTAATCCTTCAAAAACAGTCTCAGTGTCATCTCCATAAGGCTTTACATTAGGATCGTCCACAAGCTCAATACCACGAAGTGTTGGCGCTAGAATGCAGACACCAGCACTATATCCACCATACAGGATTCCTTCTTTTTGGATGAGGTGGCTAAGTATTAAATCAAACCCGCTTCTTTTCATTGCTTCACGCAGTACAAAGACATTGCCACCACGCACCCAAATAACACCAAATTCATTAAGTTTTTTCTCTAGTTCATTTTGATGATCAAAATAATGTCTCAGGTCAACCAACTCTACATCAAGCCCAACACCAACAAGATCATCTATATCTGATTGTTCACTCTTCTTCCTTCGCTCAAGATCGTTTGAAAAATCAAGTGCATTCGAAATAAATGCAGTTTTTTTATTGGTTGGAATGAGCGATTTCAATGTATCGATTTCATTTCCTAATTTATAAGATGAAAGATAGAATTTCATAAAAAGATCATATACGCATTATATTCTTGATGGACGTTATTTTTTTCAAAAATTTAGAGTTTGACACCTTAACTTTATTATTATACCATACAATGTCAAATAATCAAATTATTGTTTGATT belongs to bacterium and includes:
- a CDS encoding His/Gly/Thr/Pro-type tRNA ligase C-terminal domain-containing protein; translated protein: YEASGSLSGLRRLRGFWMPDIHSFCLDLEQGLDEYKTLFYRYTDLANGMGVNYAVAFRVVEEFYNSHKAELVEMIKYNGAPALIEILSDMKHYWVLKHEVNTVDCNAGICQTSTVQLDIKDAALYGITYVAADGESKGCTIVHSSIGSIERWIFSILEDALKKDPPVLPLWLAPTQVRFIPVSEEKHLGYCLGVAEELKKHRIRVDVDERSEPMSWRIRGAEREWVPYVVICGDKEQAGAPLSVRIRGAKQQQMSVDELALLINQQTAKMPFSYLSGMLVSKRPVFRGRN
- a CDS encoding Type 1 glutamine amidotransferase-like domain-containing protein gives rise to the protein MKFYLSSYKLGNEIDTLKSLIPTNKKTAFISNALDFSNDLERRKKSEQSDIDDLVGVGLDVELVDLRHYFDHQNELEKKLNEFGVIWVRGGNVFVLREAMKRSGFDLILSHLIQKEGILYGGYSAGVCILAPTLRGIELVDDPNVKPYGDDTETVFEGLNIIDYSIVPHYQSSHPESEKMEMVVEYMKKNEIPFKTLKDGEVIVL